The following proteins are co-located in the Bosea sp. AS-1 genome:
- a CDS encoding ABC transporter substrate-binding protein codes for MQRKHWISAFAATAGLAIGLMATTAFAQTTVRIAWYSDGNEGEVVSDLLKRFEAQNKDIKVVLDQVPYKAITENLPVQLASGQGPDIARVVDLGGIARYALDMRPYLKDASYWEKNFGPFLPWMRPEGDSSAITGFMTQLTVTGPFVNKTLFEQAGIAMPGAKATWEDWGKAVKAVADKVQAPFPLAMDRSGHRFFSVAVSEGAKVFDDKGEPAVIDDGFKRAAKLVYDWHNSGVMKKELWGSVSGTAYRGANDEFKNAQVVMYHSGSWQISQFDKTVGDAFDWVAVPSPCGAGNCSGMPGGAGLVAIKTTKSPEAVAKVMDYLASEPVLSEFYARSLFVPGHLGIAAKGLDYKDASPQAKAALKVFSDQVAQLSPVAYKLQGYVNNRVIFNAVISRLGQAISGEGTLDEAYKRIESDVAQQIAERKK; via the coding sequence ATGCAGAGGAAACACTGGATTTCCGCCTTCGCCGCGACGGCGGGTCTCGCCATCGGCCTCATGGCCACCACTGCCTTCGCTCAGACCACGGTGCGCATCGCCTGGTATTCGGACGGCAACGAGGGCGAGGTCGTTTCCGACCTGCTGAAGCGCTTCGAGGCCCAGAACAAGGATATCAAGGTCGTCCTCGATCAGGTGCCCTACAAGGCGATCACCGAGAATCTTCCGGTCCAGCTCGCCTCGGGGCAAGGCCCCGACATCGCTCGCGTCGTCGACCTCGGCGGCATCGCCCGCTACGCGCTCGACATGCGTCCCTATCTGAAGGACGCCTCCTACTGGGAGAAGAATTTCGGGCCGTTCCTGCCCTGGATGCGTCCCGAGGGCGATTCCAGCGCAATCACCGGCTTCATGACGCAGCTCACCGTCACTGGCCCCTTCGTCAACAAGACGCTGTTCGAGCAGGCCGGCATCGCCATGCCGGGCGCCAAGGCTACCTGGGAGGATTGGGGCAAGGCGGTCAAGGCCGTGGCCGACAAGGTGCAGGCGCCGTTCCCGCTCGCCATGGACCGCTCCGGCCATCGCTTCTTCTCGGTCGCGGTCTCGGAAGGCGCCAAGGTCTTTGATGACAAGGGCGAGCCGGCCGTGATCGATGACGGTTTCAAGCGCGCCGCCAAGCTGGTCTATGACTGGCACAACAGCGGCGTGATGAAGAAGGAGCTCTGGGGCTCGGTCTCCGGCACCGCCTATCGCGGCGCCAATGACGAGTTCAAGAACGCCCAGGTGGTGATGTACCACTCCGGCTCCTGGCAGATTTCCCAGTTCGACAAGACGGTCGGGGATGCTTTCGACTGGGTCGCGGTTCCTTCGCCCTGCGGCGCGGGCAATTGCTCGGGCATGCCGGGCGGCGCCGGCCTTGTCGCGATCAAGACGACCAAGAGCCCGGAAGCCGTCGCCAAGGTGATGGACTATCTGGCGAGCGAGCCGGTGCTGAGCGAGTTCTATGCCCGCTCGCTGTTCGTGCCGGGCCATCTCGGCATCGCCGCCAAGGGCCTCGACTACAAGGACGCCAGCCCGCAGGCCAAGGCCGCGCTCAAGGTCTTCTCCGATCAGGTCGCGCAGCTCTCTCCGGTTGCCTACAAGCTGCAGGGCTACGTCAATAACCGTGTTATCTTCAACGCGGTGATCAGCCGCCTCGGCCAGGCGATCTCGGGCGAGGGCACGCTCGACGAAGCCTACAAGCGCATCGAGTCCGACGTCGCCCAGCAGATCGCCGAGCGCAAGAAGTAA
- a CDS encoding LacI family DNA-binding transcriptional regulator translates to MTPRTAAKAGKTRHEAVSLATVARETGVSVATVSRIVNGKSGRASAETIARVAEAIERLGYRPNPVGRALRRRTSRVVAMLSPNLDNPAMAAIAVSTEAALRKAGYVMILCDTHDRPELQDDYLQAMRDQFVAGYILVSAVRSRGLEQTLGRGDPIVFVARRNPLGGGAYVGIDNRAAGADAADFMLAHGVDRPAVLMATENASSTAERAAGFVERLVARGVPEDGIRKASAPGLSHIEIGYAAARNLVQDGGWPRGALCVSDMIAYGAYRLAAESALSIPRDCRLVGVDGNAINHWIAPWLTSIRIPYETFGQHVLEQLRLQWSGATTSEIYIPHQPLA, encoded by the coding sequence ATGACGCCCAGAACGGCGGCAAAGGCAGGCAAGACCCGGCACGAAGCGGTCTCGCTCGCGACCGTGGCGCGCGAGACCGGGGTCTCGGTCGCGACCGTCTCCCGCATCGTCAACGGCAAGAGCGGGCGCGCCTCGGCGGAAACCATCGCGCGGGTCGCCGAGGCGATCGAGCGGCTGGGCTACCGACCCAACCCCGTGGGGCGGGCGCTGCGCCGCCGGACCAGCCGGGTCGTGGCGATGCTGTCACCCAATCTCGACAATCCGGCCATGGCGGCCATCGCCGTCTCGACGGAAGCCGCCCTGCGTAAAGCCGGCTACGTCATGATTCTCTGCGATACGCATGACCGTCCAGAGCTGCAGGACGACTACCTGCAGGCGATGCGGGACCAGTTCGTCGCCGGCTATATCCTGGTCAGCGCCGTACGCAGCAGAGGGCTCGAGCAGACGCTCGGGCGCGGCGACCCGATCGTCTTCGTGGCAAGACGCAATCCATTGGGCGGCGGTGCCTATGTGGGGATCGACAATCGCGCGGCAGGCGCCGACGCCGCCGATTTCATGCTAGCCCATGGTGTCGACCGCCCCGCCGTACTGATGGCGACCGAAAACGCCTCGAGCACCGCCGAGCGCGCCGCGGGCTTCGTCGAACGGCTCGTCGCGCGGGGTGTTCCGGAGGATGGTATCCGCAAGGCGAGCGCGCCGGGGCTGTCGCATATCGAGATCGGCTACGCGGCAGCGCGCAACCTGGTCCAGGATGGAGGCTGGCCGCGCGGGGCTCTCTGCGTCAGCGACATGATCGCCTATGGCGCCTACCGACTCGCGGCCGAATCCGCGCTCTCGATCCCGCGCGACTGCAGGCTGGTCGGCGTCGACGGCAACGCGATCAACCACTGGATTGCCCCCTGGCTGACGTCGATCCGCATCCCGTACGAGACCTTCGGCCAGCACGTCCTGGAGCAACTGCGGCTGCAATGGAGCGGAGCCACGACCTCCGAGATCTACATTCCCCATCAACCACTGGCGTAG
- a CDS encoding GntR family transcriptional regulator: MLDSSPFSGPASSNGESHGAFASRRLRQAFVSCELVPSHYVHEADLEQRFGLGRAAVRVALTELAVAGFVIRHARQGWLVAPVDGALASAIVEARLRLELALIERSLDDQRKSTLHGLRGAIEAVWGRDDPTARAMAHQLCRQAYDLLAQNAGRFVESWLRDLWDHAERLTRSLELAGQVVAPSDPRPLLAALLAGDREAARQALHDEQTRFRDAVALGFLAAGHLFPQARHAPVRSRRPDRKTNDRKPSPTLSEEKSR, encoded by the coding sequence ATGCTCGACTCGTCGCCCTTCTCCGGTCCTGCGTCATCGAACGGCGAAAGCCATGGCGCCTTCGCGAGCCGGCGCCTGCGACAAGCTTTCGTGAGCTGTGAGCTCGTCCCGAGCCATTATGTCCACGAAGCCGATCTCGAACAGCGTTTCGGACTCGGGCGCGCTGCCGTCCGCGTCGCGCTGACGGAGCTGGCCGTAGCCGGTTTCGTCATCCGGCACGCGCGGCAGGGCTGGCTCGTCGCACCGGTCGACGGGGCCCTGGCGAGTGCCATCGTCGAGGCCAGGCTGAGACTCGAACTCGCCCTGATCGAGCGCTCCCTGGACGACCAGCGTAAAAGCACCTTGCACGGCCTCCGTGGAGCGATCGAAGCCGTCTGGGGACGTGACGACCCAACAGCACGCGCCATGGCCCATCAGCTCTGCCGACAGGCTTACGATCTGCTGGCGCAGAATGCAGGACGCTTCGTCGAAAGCTGGCTTCGCGACCTCTGGGATCATGCCGAGCGCCTGACACGCAGCCTGGAGCTGGCCGGGCAGGTGGTCGCTCCGAGTGACCCGCGCCCATTGCTGGCTGCGCTCCTTGCCGGCGACCGCGAGGCTGCGCGGCAAGCCCTTCATGACGAGCAGACACGCTTCAGGGACGCGGTCGCCCTGGGTTTCCTGGCCGCCGGGCACCTGTTCCCCCAGGCCCGGCACGCCCCTGTCCGCAGCCGCCGGCCAGATCGCAAGACGAACGATCGAAAACCATCCCCCACCCTGTCCGAGGAGAAATCGCGATGA
- a CDS encoding ABC transporter substrate-binding protein — protein sequence MSRVSKAAAAFLVATALGLAAGPALAAKDRFVVDLVNEPSSLDPQVQWNPDSYYVYRNIFDNLVTRDDKGAIIPQVATAWKQISDTEIEFDLRSDIAFHDGSKLTADDVVYSVKRITDPKFASPQLGQFDKITDAVALSPTKVKLVTAGPYPALLAQLVKLSIVPKAVVEAVGKDAFNLKPVGSGPYKFESWQRGVNVQLTRNDAYWGTKAPFPAVTFRAVPDAATRLANLQAGSSDLVVTLDADQAAQLKSAPKAQALIGLTERVAYVRLNTTKPPFDNPKLRLAAAYALDKQAMIDGLLGGHDKPVPELLTPAIFGWVDGIKGPEFDLAKAKALVAEAGPAAKAEIDLATAPVFDQRIVQAIQQMLAEAGFNVKIAMSDMATYLKRAQAGPEATSLLSFGRWSCACQDADGVLFPLLHKSSGWSAYRNPKMDALLEEARTTLDKDKRLAAYKQVHEIVATDVPVVPLYQAVVIYGAAKNLTFQPTPNESMFINRMSWKD from the coding sequence ATGAGCCGTGTTTCGAAAGCCGCAGCCGCCTTCCTCGTTGCCACCGCGCTCGGCCTCGCGGCCGGGCCGGCGCTGGCCGCCAAGGATCGTTTCGTCGTCGACCTCGTCAACGAGCCGTCCTCGCTCGATCCGCAGGTGCAATGGAACCCGGACAGCTACTATGTCTACCGCAACATCTTCGACAATCTCGTCACCCGCGACGACAAGGGCGCGATCATCCCGCAGGTCGCGACCGCCTGGAAGCAGATCTCGGATACCGAGATCGAGTTCGACCTGCGCAGCGACATCGCCTTCCATGACGGTTCGAAGCTGACTGCCGACGACGTCGTCTATAGCGTCAAGCGCATCACCGATCCGAAATTCGCCAGCCCCCAGCTCGGCCAGTTCGACAAGATCACCGACGCCGTCGCTCTCTCGCCGACCAAGGTGAAGCTCGTCACCGCCGGCCCCTACCCGGCGCTGCTGGCCCAGCTGGTCAAGCTCTCGATCGTGCCCAAGGCTGTGGTCGAGGCCGTCGGCAAGGACGCCTTCAACCTCAAGCCCGTCGGCAGCGGCCCCTACAAGTTCGAATCCTGGCAGCGCGGCGTGAATGTCCAGCTCACGCGCAACGACGCCTATTGGGGCACCAAGGCGCCGTTCCCGGCGGTGACCTTCCGCGCCGTCCCGGACGCGGCGACCCGCCTCGCCAACCTGCAGGCAGGTTCGAGCGACCTCGTCGTCACGCTCGATGCCGACCAGGCCGCCCAGCTCAAATCCGCGCCCAAGGCCCAGGCCCTGATCGGCCTGACCGAGCGCGTCGCCTATGTCCGGCTCAACACGACCAAGCCGCCCTTCGACAATCCCAAGCTCCGGCTGGCGGCGGCCTATGCGCTCGACAAGCAGGCGATGATCGACGGCCTGCTCGGCGGCCACGACAAGCCGGTGCCAGAGCTGCTGACACCGGCGATCTTCGGTTGGGTCGACGGCATCAAGGGCCCGGAATTCGACCTCGCCAAGGCCAAGGCACTCGTTGCCGAAGCAGGCCCAGCGGCGAAGGCGGAGATCGACCTCGCCACCGCGCCGGTCTTCGATCAGCGCATCGTTCAGGCAATCCAGCAGATGCTGGCAGAGGCCGGCTTCAACGTGAAGATCGCGATGTCCGACATGGCGACCTATCTCAAGCGGGCCCAGGCCGGGCCGGAGGCGACATCGCTGCTCAGCTTCGGCCGCTGGTCCTGCGCCTGCCAGGACGCGGACGGCGTGCTCTTCCCGCTTCTGCACAAGAGCAGCGGCTGGTCGGCTTATCGCAACCCCAAGATGGACGCCCTGCTGGAGGAGGCCCGCACGACGCTCGACAAGGACAAGCGCCTCGCCGCCTACAAGCAGGTGCATGAGATCGTCGCCACCGACGTGCCGGTCGTGCCGCTCTACCAGGCTGTGGTGATCTACGGCGCGGCGAAGAACTTGACCTTCCAGCCGACGCCCAACGAAAGCATGTTCATCAACCGGATGAGCTGGAAGGATTGA
- a CDS encoding ABC transporter permease, whose product MSGFLLRRLGQALVTILGVVTLIFFVQRLTGDPTYLLVPETATQADIAALRHQLGFDRPLVVQYLDFLGELVRFDLGQSVVQRVPVTTIIASRLPYTLMLAAGALIVACGIGVPIGILLAIFRNSPAAKAAAGFVLAAQSMPTFWSGILMILVFSVLLGWLPPSSTGDLSHLVMPSFALGLLSMATFARITRSALLDELSKDYVRTARSRGVRSGRLLIRHLARNASIPVITVAALEISNLLAGAVIVETVFAWPGLGQVTVQAILARDFMIVQGVVLLGAFVTVLLNLLSDLLYSLVDPRIVLEGAR is encoded by the coding sequence GTGTCGGGTTTCCTGCTCCGGCGGCTGGGCCAGGCGCTCGTCACCATCCTCGGGGTGGTGACGCTGATCTTCTTCGTCCAGCGCCTGACGGGAGACCCGACCTACCTGCTCGTGCCGGAGACGGCGACGCAGGCCGATATCGCGGCCTTGCGCCACCAGCTCGGCTTCGACCGGCCGCTCGTCGTGCAGTATCTCGACTTCCTCGGCGAACTCGTCCGCTTCGACCTCGGCCAGTCCGTCGTGCAGCGCGTGCCAGTGACCACGATCATCGCCTCGCGCCTGCCCTATACGCTGATGCTGGCGGCAGGCGCGCTCATCGTCGCCTGCGGCATCGGCGTGCCGATCGGCATCCTGCTCGCGATCTTCCGCAACTCGCCCGCGGCGAAGGCCGCCGCCGGCTTCGTCCTCGCCGCGCAGAGCATGCCGACCTTCTGGAGCGGCATCCTGATGATCCTGGTGTTCTCGGTGCTGCTCGGCTGGCTGCCGCCCTCCTCCACCGGCGATCTCTCGCATCTCGTCATGCCCTCCTTCGCGCTCGGCCTGTTGAGCATGGCGACCTTCGCGCGGATCACCCGCTCGGCGCTGCTCGACGAACTCTCGAAGGACTATGTCCGCACCGCTCGCTCGCGCGGCGTCCGCAGCGGACGCCTGCTGATCCGCCATCTCGCCCGCAATGCCTCGATCCCGGTGATCACCGTCGCCGCCCTCGAAATCTCGAACCTGCTGGCCGGCGCCGTCATCGTCGAGACGGTCTTCGCCTGGCCCGGCCTCGGACAAGTGACGGTGCAGGCGATCCTGGCGCGTGATTTCATGATCGTGCAGGGCGTGGTGCTGCTCGGCGCCTTCGTCACCGTGCTGCTCAACCTGCTTTCGGACCTGCTCTACAGCCTGGTCGATCCGCGCATCGTGCTGGAGGGCGCGCGGTGA
- the nikC gene encoding nickel transporter permease translates to MSVASANPIPRSKRLRVWRWWPVVIIALVVLVALLAPWLAPYDPNQQNLLGRLKPPGTVSRSFHYWLGSDELGRDLLSRVIYGARISLIVAFASVILSGAVGTTLGMIAGYHRGWVEIAVMRVVDVFLSIPAILLAIITVAVLGPGIVNVIMVLALTRWPRYARIAYSQTLSVANMPYVRLAALMGAGAPRILFRHILPNIVGAVSVVATLEFGLMILFEAGLSFLGLGVQPPTASWGAMLSTGRNYVATAWWVATLPGACLFVLVLAVNLTGDAVRDRLDPRHR, encoded by the coding sequence GTGAGCGTCGCGTCCGCAAACCCGATCCCGCGCAGCAAGCGTCTCAGGGTTTGGCGCTGGTGGCCGGTCGTCATCATCGCGCTCGTGGTGCTGGTCGCGCTCCTCGCGCCCTGGCTCGCACCCTATGACCCCAACCAGCAGAACCTGCTCGGCCGACTGAAGCCGCCCGGCACGGTCTCGCGCAGCTTCCATTACTGGCTCGGCAGCGACGAGTTGGGCCGCGATCTGCTCAGCCGCGTCATCTACGGGGCGCGCATTTCGCTCATCGTCGCCTTCGCCTCGGTCATCCTCTCCGGTGCGGTCGGCACGACGCTCGGCATGATCGCCGGCTATCATCGCGGCTGGGTCGAGATCGCCGTGATGCGCGTCGTCGACGTCTTCCTCTCGATCCCGGCGATCCTGCTCGCGATCATCACGGTCGCGGTGCTCGGTCCCGGCATCGTCAACGTCATCATGGTGCTCGCGCTCACGCGCTGGCCGCGCTACGCGCGCATCGCCTATAGCCAGACGCTCTCCGTCGCGAACATGCCCTATGTCCGGCTCGCAGCCCTGATGGGCGCGGGCGCGCCGCGCATCCTCTTCCGCCACATCCTCCCCAACATCGTCGGCGCCGTCAGCGTCGTGGCGACGCTCGAATTCGGGCTGATGATCCTGTTCGAGGCGGGCCTGTCCTTCCTCGGGCTCGGCGTCCAGCCGCCAACCGCGAGCTGGGGCGCGATGCTCTCGACCGGGCGGAACTATGTCGCGACCGCCTGGTGGGTCGCGACGCTGCCGGGCGCCTGCCTGTTCGTGCTCGTGCTCGCCGTCAATCTCACCGGCGACGCCGTGCGCGACCGCCTCGATCCCCGCCATCGCTGA
- a CDS encoding SDR family oxidoreductase produces MFEDIKGKRAVVTGACGVIGRWIAEVLHEAGATLCLTDARAGDLEAQAKALGLSGESFVMPADLTDEASITALTNEIGKRWGAADILVNNAGIYPSAFLLDTPTAEFDRILAINLRAPFILTRELATQMVRKGVKGSIINISSGASRKMRRTACVYSMSKTALDRLTKGFGVELAEYGIRSNALEPGFAAGSTVSALTDAHIQNTVAQIPLGRASSRADVGNALLYLASDASAYVTGATLTVDGGNSIGSLAVHQDKKQAL; encoded by the coding sequence ATGTTCGAGGACATCAAGGGGAAGCGCGCCGTCGTCACCGGCGCTTGCGGGGTGATTGGCCGCTGGATCGCCGAGGTGCTGCACGAGGCCGGCGCCACGCTCTGCCTGACCGATGCACGGGCTGGGGATCTGGAGGCACAGGCCAAAGCGCTGGGCCTCTCCGGCGAGAGCTTCGTCATGCCGGCCGACCTGACCGACGAGGCCTCGATCACGGCGCTGACCAACGAGATCGGCAAGCGCTGGGGCGCCGCCGACATCCTCGTCAACAATGCCGGCATCTATCCGAGCGCCTTCCTGCTGGACACGCCGACCGCCGAGTTCGACCGCATCCTCGCGATCAACCTGCGTGCCCCCTTCATCCTGACGCGCGAGCTCGCGACCCAGATGGTCCGCAAGGGCGTGAAGGGCTCGATCATCAACATCTCCTCAGGCGCTTCGCGCAAGATGCGGCGCACGGCCTGCGTCTACTCGATGTCGAAGACCGCGCTCGACCGGCTGACCAAAGGGTTCGGCGTGGAACTGGCCGAATACGGCATCCGTTCCAACGCGCTGGAGCCGGGCTTCGCCGCCGGCAGCACGGTCAGCGCGCTGACCGACGCGCATATCCAGAACACCGTCGCGCAGATTCCGCTCGGCCGCGCCTCCTCGCGCGCCGATGTCGGCAACGCCCTGCTCTATCTCGCCAGCGACGCCTCCGCCTATGTCACCGGTGCGACCTTGACGGTCGATGGCGGCAACTCGATCGGCTCGCTCGCCGTCCATCAGGACAAGAAGCAGGCGCTCTGA
- a CDS encoding polysaccharide deacetylase yields MTAPNAARPAYEWPQGKSSAFCFTIDVDAESPYQWSLPEGAPVALGQIEQRLFGPRVGIWRLLDLLDRYGIKATLFVPGLIAKNHPELLPTFVARGHEIGLHGYFHELATEAGPEEFARAMDESLALFKSQAGVVPKGFRSPAWEMTPFMLEEVKRRGLYDSSLMGFDHPYTIDGVTQVPVLWAVDDAVYFRFTGSAQDRAPPSAQNGILDAWLDEWEVLHREGRMMMLTVHDWISGRAGRVRMLEKLLDVVTASPGVWIATVGELAEHHAASANAQRFSVPMRLPQPSAPLRFRTKA; encoded by the coding sequence ATGACCGCCCCGAACGCCGCCCGCCCCGCCTATGAATGGCCCCAGGGCAAGTCGAGCGCCTTCTGTTTCACCATCGATGTCGATGCGGAGAGCCCCTATCAGTGGAGCCTGCCGGAAGGCGCGCCGGTCGCGCTCGGCCAGATCGAGCAAAGGCTGTTCGGCCCGCGCGTCGGCATCTGGCGCCTGCTCGACCTGCTCGATCGCTACGGCATCAAGGCGACGCTGTTCGTGCCGGGGCTGATCGCGAAGAACCACCCGGAGCTGCTGCCCACCTTCGTCGCCCGCGGCCATGAGATCGGCCTGCACGGCTATTTCCACGAGCTCGCCACCGAGGCCGGGCCGGAGGAATTCGCCCGTGCGATGGACGAGTCGCTGGCGCTGTTCAAAAGCCAGGCGGGCGTCGTGCCGAAAGGCTTCCGCTCGCCGGCCTGGGAAATGACGCCCTTCATGCTGGAAGAGGTGAAGCGGCGCGGCCTCTACGATTCCTCGCTAATGGGCTTCGACCATCCCTATACGATCGACGGCGTGACGCAGGTTCCGGTGCTCTGGGCCGTCGACGACGCCGTCTATTTCCGCTTCACCGGCAGTGCACAGGATCGCGCCCCGCCCTCGGCCCAGAACGGCATCCTCGATGCCTGGCTCGACGAATGGGAGGTACTCCATCGCGAGGGCCGAATGATGATGCTCACCGTCCATGACTGGATATCCGGTCGCGCCGGGCGCGTGCGCATGCTGGAGAAGCTGCTCGACGTGGTGACGGCCTCGCCCGGCGTCTGGATCGCGACCGTCGGCGAGCTGGCGGAGCATCACGCCGCGAGCGCCAATGCGCAGCGCTTCAGCGTGCCGATGCGGCTGCCACAGCCGAGCGCGCCCTTGCGCTTCCGGACCAAAGCCTGA
- a CDS encoding gamma-glutamyltransferase: MQTFSIRRPAVRSPHGLVAAQNRHAAEAGAAVLARGGNAMDAAIVTALVLSIVEPWLSGVGGGGFLIHADGKTGAIDTLDFNVRSPLGLDPANYPLTEAGSGNWFAWPAVAGERNIAGYSAICVPGAIAGFAAALERYGTISWSEALQPAIEHAERGLEIDWYAALCIAVEVAGLSRDPAISALLLDNGQPPKAGADTRRFKPMTAKARLLKRLAEAGARDFYEGEAARLIAADLEAGGSAIRTDDLARYQVAWSPALAGRYRDLDIAAIPGLSGGPSFFDAARRVEASAITRDISAAEAALIYATAIRDAYAVRLNSLGHAATPQAGCTSHVSVVDRNGTMVSLTNTLLSRFGARVALPQAGIIMNNGMMWFDPRPGQPNSMAPGVKPLANMCPLVLSRAGKPWLAIGAAGGRTIFPTLLQLISGMADSGLSLEEVFHRPRIDASTPRIKVDARAEPSVAARLASAFPVEIVEDTLYPVNFSVPSAVMRSPEGGFLGMAHPTSPWAAVVAATA; this comes from the coding sequence ATGCAGACCTTCAGTATCCGCCGCCCGGCCGTCCGCTCGCCGCATGGACTCGTCGCCGCGCAGAACCGCCATGCGGCCGAGGCCGGCGCCGCCGTGCTGGCGCGCGGCGGCAATGCGATGGATGCGGCTATCGTCACCGCGCTGGTGCTGAGCATCGTCGAGCCCTGGCTGTCCGGCGTGGGCGGCGGCGGTTTCCTCATCCATGCCGACGGCAAGACGGGCGCGATCGACACGCTCGACTTCAACGTGCGCTCGCCGCTTGGCCTCGATCCGGCGAACTACCCGCTGACAGAGGCCGGCTCGGGCAACTGGTTCGCCTGGCCTGCCGTTGCAGGCGAGCGCAATATCGCCGGCTACAGCGCGATCTGTGTGCCTGGCGCCATCGCCGGCTTCGCCGCGGCACTGGAGCGCTACGGCACGATCTCCTGGAGCGAGGCGCTGCAGCCGGCCATCGAACACGCCGAACGCGGGCTGGAGATCGACTGGTATGCCGCGCTCTGCATTGCGGTCGAGGTCGCCGGGCTTTCGCGCGACCCCGCGATCTCCGCACTCCTGCTGGATAACGGCCAGCCCCCCAAGGCCGGCGCCGATACACGACGCTTCAAGCCGATGACGGCCAAGGCCAGACTGCTGAAGCGCCTTGCCGAGGCCGGCGCGCGGGACTTCTACGAAGGCGAAGCCGCACGCCTGATCGCGGCCGATCTCGAAGCCGGGGGCTCGGCCATCCGCACCGACGATCTCGCACGCTATCAAGTCGCCTGGTCGCCGGCCCTCGCGGGTCGCTATCGCGATCTCGATATCGCCGCGATCCCCGGTCTCAGCGGTGGCCCGAGCTTCTTCGACGCCGCGCGGCGTGTCGAGGCCAGCGCGATCACGCGCGACATCTCGGCAGCCGAAGCCGCGCTGATCTATGCCACGGCAATCCGCGACGCCTATGCGGTGAGGTTGAACAGCCTAGGCCATGCCGCGACCCCACAGGCGGGCTGCACCTCGCATGTCAGCGTGGTCGACCGAAACGGCACCATGGTCTCGCTCACCAACACGCTGCTCTCGCGCTTCGGCGCCCGCGTGGCGCTGCCGCAAGCCGGCATCATCATGAACAACGGCATGATGTGGTTCGACCCCCGCCCCGGCCAACCCAACAGCATGGCTCCCGGCGTCAAGCCGCTGGCCAATATGTGCCCGCTGGTGCTGAGCCGGGCCGGAAAACCCTGGCTCGCGATCGGCGCGGCAGGTGGACGGACTATCTTCCCGACGCTGCTGCAACTCATCTCCGGCATGGCCGATTCCGGCCTCTCGCTCGAAGAGGTCTTCCACCGCCCGCGCATCGACGCATCGACGCCACGGATCAAGGTTGATGCCCGGGCCGAACCTTCCGTCGCCGCGCGGCTGGCGAGTGCCTTCCCGGTCGAGATCGTCGAGGACACACTCTATCCAGTGAATTTCTCCGTTCCCTCCGCGGTGATGCGGAGTCCAGAAGGCGGCTTCCTCGGCATGGCGCATCCGACCAGCCCCTGGGCCGCGGTCGTGGCGGCAACGGCATGA
- a CDS encoding ABC transporter ATP-binding protein — protein sequence MSQGQDAMLAIDNLVVEIDGHRIVDGVSLGVETGRILALVGESGCGKSLTALSVLGLLPGAARVASGSIQLDGRELTGLSEARLAQLRGNDAAIIFQEPVASLNPLMRVGEQVEEALLLHRGLSPSTAREEAIAMMARVGIPDPARRARQYPFELSGGMCQRIMIASALICRPSLLIADEPTTALDVTIQAQILALMRRLRDEVGSAVVLITHDMGVVADLADDVCVMYGGRIVESGPVDAIFATPRHPYTRLLLATIPKLDGARKTMLRTIEGMVPPAGAWPEGCRFRTRCPLADEACTQVPPAVVIGPEHRAACWHVDRLEAMA from the coding sequence ATGAGCCAAGGCCAAGACGCCATGCTCGCCATCGACAATCTCGTGGTCGAGATCGACGGCCATCGTATCGTCGATGGCGTCTCGCTCGGCGTCGAAACCGGGCGCATTCTCGCGCTCGTCGGGGAGTCGGGCTGCGGCAAGAGCCTGACGGCCTTGTCCGTGCTCGGACTGCTGCCGGGTGCGGCGCGGGTCGCCTCCGGTTCCATCCAGCTCGACGGACGCGAGCTGACGGGCCTTTCCGAGGCCAGGCTCGCGCAGCTGCGCGGCAACGACGCCGCGATCATCTTCCAGGAGCCGGTCGCCTCGCTCAACCCGCTGATGCGGGTCGGTGAACAGGTCGAGGAAGCACTGCTGCTGCATCGCGGCCTGTCGCCCTCCACCGCCCGCGAGGAGGCCATCGCGATGATGGCGCGCGTCGGTATTCCCGATCCGGCGCGGCGGGCCCGGCAATATCCGTTCGAGCTCTCGGGCGGCATGTGCCAACGCATCATGATCGCCTCGGCCTTGATCTGCCGGCCTTCGCTGCTGATCGCGGACGAACCGACGACGGCGCTCGACGTCACCATCCAGGCGCAGATCCTCGCACTGATGCGCCGGCTGCGCGACGAGGTCGGCAGCGCCGTGGTGCTGATCACTCATGACATGGGCGTGGTCGCCGATCTCGCCGACGATGTCTGCGTGATGTATGGCGGGCGGATCGTTGAGAGCGGCCCGGTCGACGCCATCTTCGCCACACCGCGCCATCCCTATACCCGGCTGCTGCTGGCGACGATTCCGAAACTCGATGGCGCGCGAAAAACGATGCTGCGCACGATCGAAGGCATGGTGCCTCCCGCCGGCGCCTGGCCCGAAGGTTGCCGTTTCCGGACGCGCTGCCCGCTCGCCGACGAAGCCTGCACGCAGGTACCGCCCGCTGTTGTGATTGGGCCGGAGCACCGCGCGGCCTGCTGGCATGTCGACCGGCTGGAGGCGATGGCATGA